In one Pempheris klunzingeri isolate RE-2024b chromosome 8, fPemKlu1.hap1, whole genome shotgun sequence genomic region, the following are encoded:
- the skap2 gene encoding src kinase-associated phosphoprotein 2: MRAIPEELTTLISDLENYICDGLKGENLSKKAKERREAFIKRIKEVKLGFPHDFKDKIGGDDTDEEEEVDSNNDGGSLQSERTDKDEETCDGAQQSPPVAAQDLTSVFKAGYLEKRRKDHSFFGTEWQKRWCALSHHTFYYYGSEKDKQQKGEFSIDGYTVKINNTLRKDSKKDCCFEISAPDKRVYQFCASSVKEAEKWVKQIDFVLRDMTGIIPVDEEEEQDVYDDIGSIGDTAESEMMDDIYEELPEDDVTTSAKPRPKVEPASKPAPPAAVDKSTDYPNYYQGLWDCIGDFPDELSFKRGDAIYILSKEYHSFGWWVGEKNGSIGIVPKGYLTGLYAL, from the exons ATCTAGAAAACTACATCTGTGATGGATTAAAAGGGGAAAATCTAAGCAAGAAGGcgaaagagaggagggaagccTTCATCAAACGCATTAAAGAGGTCAAACTCGG CTTCCCGCACGATTTCAAGGATAAGA TAGGCGGAGATGACacggatgaagaggaggaagttgATAGCAACAACGATGGCGGGTCATTGCAGTCAGAGCGCACAGACAAGGATGAAGAGACTTGTGATG GTGCCCAGCAGTCCCCACCTGTGGCGGCTCAGGACCTGACCTCAGTCTTTAAGGCGGGATATCTTGAGAAGCGCAGAAAGG ATCACAGCTTTTTTGGCACTGAGTGGCAGAAGAGATGGTGTGCTCTAAGCCATCATACTTTCTACTACTACGGCAGTGAGAAAG ACAAGCAGCAGAAGGGGGAGTTCAGTATCGATGGgtacactgtcaaaataaacaaCACCTTACGGAAAGACTCAAAGAAAGACTGTTGCTTTGAAATTTCGGCTCCAGACAAGCGAGTCTATCAG TTTTGTGCGTCATCAGTGAAAGAGGCGGAGAAATGGGTGAAACAGATAGACTTTGTTTTGAGAG ATATGACGGGCATCATCCCAgtagatgaagaggaggaacaggacGTGTATGATGATATTGGATCTATAGGTGATACAGCTGAGTCTGAGATGATGGACGACATTTATGAAGAGCTCCCAG aggatGACGTGACCACTTCAGCAAAGCCTCGTCCAAAGGTCGAACCAGCGAGCAaacctgctcctcctgctgcag TCGATAAGAGTACAGACTACCCCAACTATTACCAGGGCTTATGGGACTGTATAGGGGACTTCCCAGATGAGCTGTCCTTCAAACGTGGAGATGCCATCTACATCCTGAGCAAG GAGTACCACAGCTTTGGCTGGTGGGTCGGGGAGAAGAATGGAAGTATAGGAATTGTCCCCAAAGGCTACCTGACGGGGCTTTACGCTCTATGA